The following proteins are encoded in a genomic region of Oncorhynchus gorbuscha isolate QuinsamMale2020 ecotype Even-year linkage group LG11, OgorEven_v1.0, whole genome shotgun sequence:
- the LOC124047934 gene encoding apolipoprotein A-IV-like has translation MKVLVVLALAVFTGCDANVLWQDQPKQQLDIVKDAFWDYVAKATLTADDALQKIRQSEVAHEVNTMITESADAVSQYTVAMRGQVTPLTQDLLAKLSQEAEQLKARLEKDLSALTAKLQPYSDELNADLQRQLEEMKRDVTTYAEALDSDALKASLLQKSEELKGSLEKSVQQLQAQLGPYTEELMQKMDQNLEEFQRSMIPLTQSFQTQLTQRTQEVHQNLAPYGEKLTKLDPLAQDLKAQLAVLWDSFTKKIQ, from the exons ATGAAGGTCCTCGTGGTGCTTGCGCTTGCTGTTTTCACTG GCTGCGATGCCAATGTTCTGTGGCAGGACCAGCCTAAGCAACAGCTGGACATAGTGAAAGACGCATTCTGGGACTATGTTGCCAAGGCAACACTCACGGCTGACGATGCCCTGCAgaagatcagacagtcagaggtgGCACACGAAGTCAA CACCATGATCACAGAGAGTGCTGATGCTGTGAGCCAGTACACTGTGGCCATGCGTGGTCAGGTGACTCCTCTGACTCAGGACTTGCTGGCCAAGCTTTCCCAGGAGGCTGAGCAGCTGAAGGCTCGTCTGGAGAAAGACCTGAGCGCCTTGACAGCCAAGCTGCAGCCCTACTCTGATGAGCTGAACGCGGACCTCCAGAGGCAGcttgaggagatgaagagggatgTGACCACCTATGCAGAGGCCCTGGACTCCGACGCGCTGAAGGCCTCTCTGCTCCAGAAGAGTGAGGAGCTGAAGGGAAGCCTGGAGAAGAGTGTGCAGCAGCTGCAGGCCCAGCTGGGCCCCTACACTGAGGAGCTGATGCAGAAAATGGACCAGAACCTGGAGGAGTTCCAGAGGAGCATGATTCCTCTGACCCAAAGCTTCCAGACCCAGCTGACCCAGAGAACCCAGGAGGTCCATCAGAACCTGGCCCCCTATGGAGAGAAGCTGACGAAGCTGGACCCATTAGCCCAGGACCTGAAGGCCCAACTGGCTGTTCTCTGGGACTCCTTCACCAAGAAGATCCAGTAA